A DNA window from Actinokineospora baliensis contains the following coding sequences:
- a CDS encoding CoA-binding protein, with product MSTADPVDIEWILAHCDTWAIIGLADNPARPAHGVARFLQRHGKRIVPVHPKAEAVWGEQGYRSLADIPFAVDCVDVFRRSEDAGAFADEAITIGAKAVWFQLEVFDSAAGQRAVDAGMRFVQDRCPAIEWAAYGPKA from the coding sequence ATGAGCACCGCCGACCCCGTCGACATCGAGTGGATCCTCGCGCACTGCGACACCTGGGCGATCATCGGTCTTGCCGACAACCCGGCTCGTCCGGCGCACGGGGTGGCCCGGTTCCTGCAGCGGCACGGCAAGCGCATCGTGCCGGTGCACCCGAAGGCGGAGGCGGTGTGGGGGGAGCAGGGGTACCGGTCGCTGGCCGACATCCCGTTCGCGGTCGACTGCGTTGACGTGTTCCGCAGGTCGGAGGACGCGGGGGCGTTCGCGGACGAGGCGATCACGATCGGCGCGAAGGCCGTCTGGTTCCAACTGGAGGTCTTCGACTCGGCCGCTGGTCAGCGCGCGGTCGACGCCGGAATGCGGTTCGTGCAGGACCGGTGCCCGGCCATCGAGTGGGCCGCGTACGGTCCGAAGGCTTAG
- a CDS encoding SDR family oxidoreductase translates to MSDHVVTVLGATGKTGRHVLAQAAEQGWRVRAAGRRPAESGEFTPFDWDDESTWQPAFAGADAAYVVIPFNHAGAPERAPDVIRAAVAAGVPRIALLSTIDVDHAPDDDPTKVAEQTLLSLDVAAALIRPTWFLDNFTVGSFRGMLETGELRLPAGEAPFPFVDTRDIAAVAVAAMAPDGPTGPLPVTGPESVSHHVVAEALQDALDRPFRYIPVEPAEFIALLESRGFTYSYGDFLAGALGKVADGSFVIPVADTVEVHCGRRAYTPAEFAQHFAQS, encoded by the coding sequence GTGAGTGATCATGTGGTGACCGTCCTCGGCGCGACAGGCAAGACAGGCCGCCACGTGCTGGCCCAGGCCGCTGAACAGGGCTGGCGGGTCCGCGCCGCGGGCAGGCGCCCGGCGGAGTCCGGCGAGTTCACCCCGTTCGACTGGGACGACGAGTCGACCTGGCAGCCCGCCTTCGCCGGTGCCGACGCCGCCTATGTCGTCATCCCGTTCAACCACGCGGGCGCGCCGGAGAGGGCCCCCGACGTCATCCGGGCAGCTGTGGCCGCGGGAGTGCCGCGCATCGCCCTGTTGTCGACCATCGACGTCGACCACGCACCCGACGATGACCCCACCAAGGTCGCCGAACAGACACTGCTGTCGCTGGACGTGGCAGCGGCGCTGATCCGGCCCACGTGGTTCCTCGACAACTTCACCGTCGGCTCCTTCCGCGGCATGCTCGAGACCGGTGAACTACGCCTTCCCGCAGGCGAGGCCCCGTTCCCGTTCGTCGACACCCGCGACATCGCTGCCGTCGCCGTGGCCGCTATGGCACCCGACGGCCCCACCGGTCCTCTTCCCGTAACCGGCCCGGAATCGGTGAGCCACCACGTGGTCGCAGAGGCCCTGCAGGACGCTCTTGACCGTCCCTTCCGCTACATCCCGGTGGAGCCCGCGGAGTTCATCGCGCTCTTGGAGTCGCGAGGCTTTACTTACTCCTATGGCGACTTCCTCGCTGGCGCGCTCGGCAAGGTCGCCGATGGCAGCTTCGTCATCCCGGTCGCGGACACGGTGGAAGTCCACTGCGGAAGGCGCGCCTACACCCCGGCGGAGTTCGCGCAGCACTTCGCCCAGAGCTAA
- a CDS encoding MFS transporter — MTSATPAAAASPHARAQRRVLTVLVVAQILSGAGLAAGVTVGALLAQEMLGSTDLAGLPSTLATAGSALASISIGRLSHARGRRPGLAAGYLTGAIGSAGVIAAAALDNPVLLFVALFVYGAGTATNMQARYAGADLADPAHRARAVSTVLVATTLGGVAGPNLAAPTGHLAQAVGLPELAGVFMLSGLAYALAALVLAVWLRPDPLVLARAEDLPQAAQPVTEATPRYRSGPLPGALIMVLTQLVMVAIMTMTPVHMSHHGHGTAAAGLVIAIHIGAMYLPSPLTGWLVDRYGRITLAIGAGATLLASGIIAATAPGDSVALLALSLALLGLGWNFGLVSGTAIITDAVPLATRAKTQGSIDVSVAIAGATGGLASGVVVGTAGYPVLALAGGILALAILPAVAAIKPN; from the coding sequence GTGACCAGCGCAACCCCAGCCGCCGCGGCATCGCCGCACGCCAGAGCCCAGCGACGCGTCCTGACCGTCTTGGTCGTCGCCCAGATACTCAGCGGCGCGGGGCTCGCCGCGGGGGTCACCGTCGGGGCCCTGCTCGCCCAGGAGATGCTCGGGTCGACCGACCTCGCGGGCCTGCCCAGCACGCTGGCCACAGCCGGGTCCGCGCTGGCGTCGATCTCCATCGGTCGCCTCTCGCACGCGCGCGGCCGCCGCCCTGGGCTGGCCGCCGGGTACCTCACCGGGGCCATCGGCAGCGCGGGGGTGATCGCCGCGGCGGCGCTGGACAACCCGGTGCTGCTGTTCGTCGCCCTGTTCGTCTACGGCGCGGGCACCGCGACCAACATGCAGGCCCGGTACGCCGGGGCCGACCTCGCCGACCCCGCGCACCGGGCCCGGGCGGTCTCCACTGTCCTCGTCGCCACCACGCTCGGCGGTGTCGCGGGCCCCAACCTGGCCGCGCCGACCGGGCACCTCGCGCAGGCGGTCGGCTTGCCCGAGCTGGCTGGGGTGTTCATGCTCTCCGGCCTCGCCTACGCGCTGGCCGCTCTGGTGCTCGCCGTCTGGTTGCGCCCCGATCCGCTGGTTCTCGCCCGGGCCGAGGACTTGCCCCAGGCTGCCCAGCCGGTCACCGAGGCGACCCCGCGCTACCGCTCCGGTCCGCTGCCAGGCGCCTTGATCATGGTGCTCACGCAGCTGGTGATGGTCGCGATCATGACGATGACCCCGGTGCACATGAGCCACCACGGCCACGGCACCGCCGCCGCGGGCCTGGTCATCGCCATCCACATCGGCGCGATGTACCTGCCCTCCCCGTTGACCGGCTGGCTCGTCGACCGCTACGGCCGCATCACCCTCGCGATCGGCGCAGGTGCCACCCTGCTTGCCTCGGGCATCATCGCCGCGACCGCTCCCGGGGACTCTGTCGCCCTCTTAGCCCTGTCATTGGCCTTACTCGGACTCGGCTGGAACTTCGGGTTGGTCTCAGGGACCGCCATCATCACCGACGCAGTGCCCCTTGCGACCCGCGCCAAGACCCAGGGCTCTATAGACGTCTCCGTCGCGATCGCGGGTGCGACCGGCGGGCTCGCCTCAGGCGTTGTGGTGGGTACCGCCGGTTACCCGGTCCTCGCTCTAGCAGGCGGCATCCTCGCGCTGGCCATCTTGCCCGCGGTCGCCGCCATTAAGCCCAATTAG
- a CDS encoding SMI1/KNR4 family protein — MYWTLRRRLVDIATRLSVLRDRDRPQPGKSVYGSHLDGYETFGASHHRFQRQPLQRKQIRALEKAMGVRLPDEFRLFLKWLGTGAGPYYGIRPFDELLEAASPACARPFPWTEADTFWLDEDRETDPDGCLPIITYGCGDEIVLVTAGQHRGRVVHLGLDFDCVPGLDFLTFYDVWVIESLTALHTGMRPAGRDPAARMMWRRRY, encoded by the coding sequence GTGTACTGGACCCTGCGGCGTCGGCTGGTCGACATCGCCACCCGCCTGTCCGTACTGCGCGACCGCGACCGCCCCCAACCGGGCAAGTCCGTCTACGGCAGCCACCTGGACGGCTACGAGACGTTCGGTGCCTCTCACCACAGGTTTCAGCGCCAGCCACTGCAGCGCAAGCAGATACGCGCCCTGGAGAAGGCGATGGGGGTGCGGCTGCCCGACGAGTTCCGCCTGTTCCTGAAGTGGCTTGGCACCGGCGCCGGGCCGTACTACGGGATCAGGCCGTTCGACGAACTGCTTGAGGCCGCGAGCCCGGCATGCGCCCGTCCCTTCCCCTGGACCGAGGCAGACACCTTCTGGCTCGACGAAGATCGCGAAACCGACCCAGACGGCTGCCTCCCCATCATCACCTACGGCTGCGGCGATGAGATAGTCCTGGTCACCGCAGGCCAACACCGCGGCAGGGTGGTACACCTCGGCCTGGACTTCGACTGCGTCCCCGGCCTGGACTTCCTCACCTTCTACGACGTGTGGGTCATCGAAAGCTTGACCGCACTTCACACCGGCATGCGCCCTGCCGGGAGAGATCCGGCAGCGCGAATGATGTGGCGGCGGCGATACTGA
- a CDS encoding pentapeptide repeat-containing protein has translation MTGELARRQHDVSLREAVFETDIVFDRVVFGRADFSGAIFQGHASFLDCRFEGLASFEGARFEADAMFGGSHFQDNAVYSGTVFAAKASFTGASFGKVAWLGPLVADQVDLEGAQFDGHVEVVAETSLVQARRVRFEDTAIFRLRYAVLGLEGANFGVSSSISGGDRPFVAHRTGPVAAHNDTVKGWLRRQGREDLDTAWNPLLVSVRDSDVGNLVLTDVDLRWCQFAGARRLDQLQMEGRCPLNVPPPRRGRASRAVLAEEHFWRARGRSKNWTAEHPLGEQTSVIRADRLAALYRSLRKAFEDGKNEAGAGDFYYGEMEARRHATTTTRPERWILTAYWALSGYGQRASRAFAALLLLIATVTILLVGWGIPTSEPQRITGTVQPTTALTVAEQSTALPAQRWTLSRAEKALQLATGAVAFRDAGQKLTAVGMWTVTSARLTGPLLLALAALAIRARVKR, from the coding sequence TTGACCGGGGAACTGGCGCGTCGCCAGCATGATGTCTCGCTGCGCGAGGCCGTCTTCGAAACCGACATCGTGTTCGACCGGGTCGTATTCGGTCGCGCGGACTTCAGTGGCGCGATCTTCCAGGGGCACGCCAGTTTCCTCGACTGCCGGTTCGAGGGGCTGGCCTCGTTCGAGGGCGCCCGGTTTGAGGCCGATGCCATGTTCGGCGGGTCGCACTTTCAGGACAACGCTGTCTACTCAGGCACCGTCTTCGCCGCCAAGGCCAGTTTCACCGGGGCGAGTTTCGGCAAGGTCGCCTGGCTGGGACCGCTCGTCGCCGACCAGGTTGATCTCGAAGGGGCTCAGTTCGACGGGCACGTGGAGGTCGTCGCCGAGACCTCACTGGTGCAGGCGCGGCGGGTGCGGTTCGAGGATACGGCGATCTTCCGGTTGCGGTATGCCGTGCTGGGGTTGGAGGGTGCGAACTTCGGGGTGTCGAGTTCCATCTCCGGTGGTGACCGGCCGTTCGTCGCGCATCGGACGGGGCCGGTGGCTGCCCACAACGACACCGTGAAGGGGTGGTTGCGGCGGCAGGGGCGGGAGGACCTGGACACGGCCTGGAACCCGTTGCTGGTATCCGTGCGCGACAGCGACGTCGGCAACCTGGTGCTCACCGATGTTGACCTGCGGTGGTGCCAGTTCGCCGGTGCCCGCAGGCTCGACCAGTTGCAGATGGAGGGCCGGTGCCCGCTCAACGTGCCCCCACCCCGCCGCGGGCGGGCCAGCCGGGCGGTGTTGGCGGAGGAGCACTTCTGGCGCGCCCGCGGTCGGAGCAAGAACTGGACGGCTGAGCACCCGCTGGGCGAGCAGACCAGCGTGATCCGCGCCGACCGGCTGGCCGCCCTCTACCGCTCGCTGCGCAAAGCCTTCGAGGATGGCAAGAACGAGGCAGGCGCGGGCGACTTCTACTACGGTGAAATGGAAGCCCGCCGCCACGCGACCACCACGACCCGGCCCGAGCGGTGGATCCTCACCGCCTACTGGGCCCTCTCCGGCTACGGTCAGCGCGCCTCACGAGCCTTCGCCGCGTTGCTCCTGCTGATCGCGACAGTGACGATTTTGCTTGTCGGCTGGGGAATCCCCACATCCGAACCGCAGCGCATCACCGGCACAGTCCAGCCGACAACGGCACTCACCGTCGCCGAGCAGTCGACCGCCCTACCAGCGCAGCGGTGGACCCTGTCCCGTGCGGAGAAGGCCTTGCAACTGGCGACCGGTGCGGTGGCGTTCCGGGATGCCGGGCAGAAGTTGACGGCCGTCGGGATGTGGACGGTCACCTCTGCCCGGCTCACCGGACCGCTGCTGCTCGCTCTGGCCGCTCTGGCCATCCGCGCGCGGGTCAAGCGCTGA
- a CDS encoding maleate cis-trans isomerase family protein, which translates to MRSDRWGWRAAIGVLVIDKDPVAESEFWSMAPTGVSIVAARFESPRKPGTSDYGDDPAELVASSPDVARGLEFFGGMQLDAICVCFTTSSLFGGPAFDVSFAARASAAAGGTPVVTAAQSSAAALAAVGVSRPYVVVPPWFKDEIVEVGRSYFTEAGHPPVDIQRFRMGRGWDALKPWETWDAGAQWEVRPADVYRQVRADFPSSADGILLAGNGFRCADAVASLEADLGVPVVTSNQACLWHSLRTAGTATGDVSGYGRLFSA; encoded by the coding sequence TCATCGACAAGGACCCGGTGGCGGAGTCGGAGTTCTGGTCGATGGCGCCCACGGGGGTGTCCATCGTGGCGGCCCGGTTCGAGAGCCCGCGCAAACCGGGCACATCGGACTACGGTGACGACCCGGCCGAGCTGGTCGCGTCCTCACCGGACGTAGCGCGCGGACTGGAGTTCTTCGGCGGGATGCAGCTGGACGCGATCTGCGTCTGCTTCACCACGTCGAGCCTGTTCGGCGGGCCCGCGTTCGACGTGTCGTTCGCGGCCAGGGCGAGCGCGGCCGCGGGCGGGACGCCGGTGGTGACCGCGGCCCAATCCTCGGCCGCCGCCCTCGCCGCGGTCGGGGTGTCCCGGCCGTACGTGGTGGTGCCGCCGTGGTTCAAGGACGAGATCGTCGAGGTGGGCCGGTCGTACTTCACCGAGGCCGGGCACCCGCCGGTCGACATCCAGCGGTTCCGGATGGGCCGGGGCTGGGACGCGTTGAAGCCGTGGGAGACCTGGGACGCGGGCGCGCAGTGGGAGGTGCGCCCGGCGGACGTCTACCGCCAGGTGCGGGCCGACTTCCCGTCGTCGGCGGACGGGATCCTGTTGGCGGGCAACGGGTTCCGGTGCGCGGACGCGGTGGCTTCGCTTGAGGCAGACCTGGGCGTGCCGGTGGTGACGTCCAACCAGGCGTGCCTGTGGCACAGCCTGCGCACGGCGGGCACCGCGACGGGTGACGTGAGTGGGTACGGGCGGCTGTTCAGCGCTTGA